atgtttatacTATTTTTTCTTAGCAAataaagccttggtgagcataggagACTTGTCTCAAAATCTTACTTTTCAATGGTAGTGTATTTTCTGTGAAAAACAAGCATCATACTTAGGGTGCTACTGTGAACTGATTCATATTTCTTTTATAAACCgcaaattttcattaaaaaaaatgagttGCTGTACTATTATTACTGTCAAACCTCAGAAGAAGTTGGTTAAAACATATTGCAAAAATTAAAGGTTTATTTAGTTCTGATTTGGTGGATTTACGGATGCCCTTTGCATtgatatttatctaaaacaacaatattcatgcattttaagtaactttaaatatacagtatgtaaatttaaaaaagtaatgaatAAGTCACAAATTATCATTATTTGTCTCTAAAGGACCTCCAGAAGGTTATTTATATGGACAGCAACACCTCCTCCCTGCTGGACCCGGACTGCACAATCTCCAGTAACTCGGAGAAGGTCGAGCCACAGACCTCAGACAACCGGACAGGCATCAGGACCATCTGCGTGAGCCCCGACGGCCTGCACCTGGCATCAGGGGACCGCAATGGATCACTGAGGTCTGTTTTTCTCACGGCTGCTTAACACTTCTTCTCTAATTGATTTGAGTTTATTGATCCTCTGAGGGTTTTAATGGAAAGGACAATGTTTTTGTGTACTGGGAATCTCATGCATGTTACACCATCTATGAAAACTGtgtatttaatgcattataaaagtattctCAATGATTTTAACTTAATGATATTCtacttcagaaaatgtaaaagatgTTTTAGCCAATCAGACCCTCACTGAACTTCTGTTGTTTCCAGAATCCATGACTTGGAGAGCATGGAGGAAATTCTAGACGTTCAGGCCCACGACTCTGAGATATTGTGTCTAGAGTACTCCAAACCTGAGACTGGtgagtgctgtttttttttttttatatagatctgTAGCCCATTAAATCCTGCACTGAGGTGCCGCTTAATGCTCCAGTAAAAAGGAAGTGCTGATCCAGCGCAGATGCTCAGCAGATGCTCTGTAACCTTGTAGTCGTCACTTCACACATATGCCACCAGCAGTTTACAGCTATTGTTTCCAGTGTAAACTGAAATCAGCTCAACCTGGTTTAACTTAATATTGAAGTCTTGTTTTCAATCCAAAAACACCCTCTCAATGTTCAGTGCCCCAGCTTAATATACAGAGACAACAGTAAGTCATTCGTTTAGTTGATCTatctttaaaaagtttaaataatatgTAAACATTGAAATGTTTGTTTGAATGCCCTGACCAACCTGACATAGAAGCATTGGCTTAATCAGTGGACACTACCTGATTGACTGACCAATGGCAGATGCAGAAATGTTCAGGAAGACTGTTTGAAAACATATTTTCAGTTCCATTTAGTGATGTTTGTAACACAGAAATCATCTTTAAGCACTATCACTAACATCTGTGACATGCTGTAAATTACCAAAGAAAATTGTTCTTGTATTTCAGGTTGtagaaacaacaaaaacatgcatCAGAATGCAAGCGAGCAGCAATGTgtgtaaacaattaaaatatgcAGTTTTCATTGGCTCAATTTTTGTGGTAATCGACAGCGTTCAGAGCTTCAGTCGTAAGTAACCCAGAAAGTTATTTTTCAGAGGAACTGAAAGGAAACGAAAGAGCCACGGGGATCTATTTAAGAGAGCAGATGTGACATGATAAGAGGATACTGACATTCCAGTAATAGTTGACTAAACAGTAGTTGATCTAAAACAGCAAGATAATATACTTTGGAAACTGTCAGCGTTCACAAAAAAGTGTAGCAATACTACGGTATTATCATTGTGATAATGTTCCAGAAAAATCATGCACAAGATTTTTTCTGGGTAGTTGCTAGGATGCTACTTTATTATATATGGCTTGAGTTCCGTGATATTTTAGAATGATCTATACacttatatttgtttattaatatttgtaacttttatttttaaatgttcagtttttattttaattttagtgttagCGATTTTGTTATATaagtttttacaaatatttctattttttatttaatctgtttAGCTGTAGTAATTTAGTATTCTAACTTATTTCATTTCAGgtagttgccaaggcaatattttaaaatctttggtACAAAATTtggtttaatatttcttttttaattttgattattttttgtattattttttttatttcaataaagaaaactatcatttttaataattttactattagttaacaataataacaatgctTTGGTCCCTTCTTCAGTGTGAATCCATGGGATTTTTTCAGGCTTATTCTTCCCTATTGCTTTGGAAATGCCTCCAACTACCACTAACTAGAATAATGTAATAGTGAGACTCTACGCAAGTCTGGGGGTTTAAAGCAGGCATATTGAGAGTCATGATCTTCTCCTGTTAAGTGCAGTTCAGTTGTGCTGAGCATGTGTTTCCTTGGCTGGTGGTTTATATCAGGCTCAAGGCCAGACATTGAGTTCAGCTGGATGAGAAACAGAACATCTACTAGAACACTTAGAGGTACACAATCTCGCCTTCTTGCTTGCTTTCCTCTCCTGCTCTTTCGTTACACTGTGAAAGGGTTCTCTCAGTTTAGTGGACCACTGATCCCAAGCACTGTAACAGGCCAAAATGGCTTATCTACCATAATCTGGTATTCAGACATTTTCTACACTGAATTGTTTGGAATGAATGTAAAAAGGATCCTAGCATGCAGTACTTCTTATAAACTTGCTCATTTGGTTTTGCTGTAACTGTTCAACATGCACTTCAGAAAACAACTGATCTATTCTAAATGGCCTGCGAGGATCTGTAAACCTCACAAGctgcattttgattaatttttgcAGTTAGGAACATCACATTATCATTTGTGAGTCTACTCTGCAGCCGGTAGTTTTCAGATGGGAATCTCTTGATAGAGATGAATGCTCATTTCAACACCATCTGGCTTTTCTTCTGCTTAGTGTTGCAAAAATATATCATGTTCTGTTCTCTCAGAGGCATTTGCGTCTTTTCTTCACTGTGTGAAGTCGCACATGAACACGGTGTGTTAGTGAATCAGCTTGTGGTGTGAAAAGTGCAAGAACAAAACCAGGAGCCGCTTTCAACGGCTCACTGGATATTGAACTTGTAAACACTATTTCAGAAATGCGGTTTGGATGGTATATCCTTACAGATGTACTGAGGGGCTGCCAGTAACGGTATCAGATGATAATATCGTGACATGTTCATTTTACTAACATTGTCTTcatgtacactgccattcaaaggtTGACGTAGAATGGataattcctccagtcttcagtgtcacatgatccttcagacatcattctaatatgctgatttgccttTTCAGGAAATTATCATTGTTCAAAGTATATTCAGGATTTTTTTGGCACatagaacattttatttatgttaaatatgtgtgtgttagGGCTGAAATTGTTGGCCACCGCCAGCAGAGACAGACTGATCCATGTTCTGGATGCAGATCAGGAATACAGCCTCCTGCAAACACTGGATGAACACTCTTCCTCTATCAATGCTGTACGATTCGCTGGTGAGATCTTAACAGCCTTGCCTCGTTTTATTTAACAACAAGTGCTGGAAATGTTTATGTGTGACGTCTCTGTTTCAGCTAATGATGGGAAAGTCAGAATGATCAGTTGCGGTGCTGATAAGAGCATCTACTTCCGCACGGCACAGAAGGTGAGATCACTTTTTTGTcacatttagatgtttattatTTACCATAACCTATTTTTTCATTGGACATCTTTAAAATGGAAAGAGTGGCATTTCTTTCATTGAGTGAAATGAAAGAGTCCTGAGTCAGAGCTGTCAGATTCCTCAGACCTCAAGAAACCATAGAGATATGTTGAGATTAATCCACAAAACAttacatataattaaatattgtcCAGTTAGAATTAACATGTATATCCAAATGTCTGAGAAGAATTGTTCTGCTTCTCAGAACCCTTAGACCAAACATAAAACCAGATTCAGGTGGACAGTTAATTTATAAATGGAATAAACTAATGGAGCAGATAGTGATCAGATGTGATGTCTTCAGGAGCTTGTGCAActgtaaaatctgttttatttctgACCTTAATGTGACCCAGGACCAGGGATTATTATATAAATCCACTATATCATGCTTAAAGATCATTTCCATTCTCATTCTAGGAAGAACATGAACtcagaaacttttttttatataaattattattaattatatttatttatttatttatttaaagaaaaaattgtttaaagtagtgtttatatTAGTTATTCTTTGCACTGAACTAATCATTAAACACTCCAAAACAGACAGAGGAGGGAACAGCATTCACACGTACTCATCACATAGTGAGGAAGACTACACTGTATGACATGGATGTCGACCCCACACGGAAATATGCCGTCATTGGATGTCAGGATCGCAGCATCAGGTTGGTTTCTTGTTTTTTGGCaatattgttgttattaaaaGTAGTAGGAGTAGTAGTagtcatgttattattattattattattattattattattattattatcctgtcATTTTATGTATCTGTTACAGTTGAGCCTGTcctcaatacaaaaaaatacaaaataaataatataatataataataataataataataataataataatacaaagaaaATACAAGCTATTATTTGCTAATGTATTGGTTTCACTGTGAACATGTTTTTGTCTTTATATATTCGTCAGTGTGTTTTAATTTTCACAGTATTTTGACTCATTTATGAGGATATGACCATATACAcgagtgttttatatatatatatatatatatatatatatatatatatatatatatatatatatatatatatatatatatatatatatatattagtggtgggcatagatacattttttttaatctagattaatctcactgtgatcttgaaattaatctagattaatctagattaaaatggctcattcgaattctgccgaaggcattcagaatatgtgtgttacccaaataaaattgacaaacagtaagtctttgagaaggggtttatcaagctaggtggtgcattagaaaaggggctcatctcctgtttccaaaatgcatcaataagtgcttgaaaaagctgtaaactaattccacattgcacaaggtgcaaacaaccttacgcctgtttcacacatactctgtctgcagtgcgtatgcgttgcatatttttttacgcacccatgttaacggattccagttgcgttccaggagcgttgcgtctgcagcagtgcagcgatcgtttacataccgagtagcggactgcaaacgcgtcctgtgtgaaagcacatagaGTCCTGAgagcacacggactgcatacgcactgcagacggagtatgtgtgaagcAGGCGTGAGCAGGCCATAGCTGGGGTCAgtggggacccggtgaaggttgtaccagtgggccctgtttgaaattgtttaatttgtatgtttgtttatttttatttatttgtgctatttacacaatgtttaagtttttttcaagtttgtaggtgtcaaggtacagaaaccaaataattaaatgtaaaatagcactggatagtcttcaatgtaaaaatgaaatatacaatcaaacctacatttattcagaaaccttcaacatttctcacattatttcagttttgctatatatatcaaaaaatatatctggtgtctgaataatattTGATTTTACTGTTAAAacgaagtaattcagtcaagagcagtgagtgattttcattttcattttcttgtattaacattacagcagccagtagctaaattaggcgcggtcactttaagagacgatgaacgcatccaatataatacacatcccattttttttcctcaaccgTTTAccttcacttaagaaataactgacagttttttcgagcataatttcccaggtggatattttgacatattttgtatgtatttgtcggcacaaaagcaaaaaaaagcaaattcgatgttcaagtgttttgagatgcctttctctgcgtgagccccgaacaccagaacaccgcgagtactgaattgggctctttcacatctttttgtttgttcaaactgcgatttgtatttgttcgtttaggtgcaggagggactttgaggagaacttcgcagaagagagctcggttcagtgtcgctgtccgtgatacgcagctctctctctcgtgcgcaccgaacacagcgcgcgagtaaccagctactctgttcagcttttccgcgtcttgtttttggatgctttaatgtttaaatcgacaagcggctttcgtgacgatgcgcagcagtggcccgtcaactgtcctgagcatctttttaggctggcctcagtcaGTCGGTTAAAtgaaatatcaaggtgaaagtcatcatagcttgcttagtatagacccagctcccaacccaactttgagaatagattaacggcgatattttttttatcgcccgttaagagtctcacgttaacgcagcacgttaacgccgataacggcccaccactaataaaattttactttttaaataaatattttattattttattttattttacatatattttttatgttttatctacttgttttcattgtgtgtgtgtgtgtgtatgcgtgtatatatatatatacagtatactgtataaataccttgctacgtgtactgttttAGGCTAAACAAGACTTGTCATATGCACTTGCTCTTTTGTTAGTATTGATTGTTTCTATTGTCCtgatttgtaagtcgctttggataaaagcgtctgcaaaatgacaaaatgtaaatgtaaatatatatatttggacctCACCTGACAGGTGTTAACAGTCATTTGTAGTAAGGCTCACAGCATTCGAAGATTACCACTTAAGTACAGTTGGATGGAATTAGAGGCTTGACTGGTTAATCCAGTCACATTTAGCATGTTGgagactgcacacacacatacacacacacacacacacacgtactgaGTCAGCCTTTCTGTTGTGTCTGAGACACCTGACCGATCAAAATCATTAGACAATCTGATTGTCTCATGTGATTACTTGTTGAATGTCACAAAAATGTAGAGGTCATTGTGTTTTGTAAGTCTCACTGTGCTGTCCAATACAAAAAGGCAACATTAGGAAGGAACCAGCTCAGTGCATGACTTGCAATCTTTATTCTGCTCTGTGGGGAAGAAAAATGCCAGGAATGTCATGTATAATACAGCCGGCCATTTACTGCCTTTGTGTCATTCTCACTGGAAGTGGTGTCTGTTCTATGCTGTTAGTGCAGCAGCAATGAATGATCTTAAAAGAAGAAGGCCTTACCTAAACAAATATATCAATAAAGTAGTCAGTGCTGTAGGCCTCTGTACTGGAGCTCATTCTGGGGTTTCAATGGCTCTAATGGGcgcagactcttttttttttttatcttgtgtaGGTCATGTGAAGCCTGAGGGGTGTACTGGCAGTGCATTGTTTAACCTGCTGTAAGGAAATGGCAGTTGAATGGCATTCTAAAGTGCTTTTTCGAAAAGGAAGATTTAAATAGTGAACTTATACActattagattttattattattcccagGCCACTTATAATGCTAGCCAAGGTTTTTTCTGAATCAAACcagtaatttatttttacctttcttTGAAAAAAGTTAGttatgcacaccaaggctgcatttatttgataaaaaatacagtaaaaacattaatattgtgaaatattattaaaatttaaagagACTGTTTactattttcatttactttaaaattgtatttattcctgtgataggaaagctgtattttcaccATAACTCCAGGctccagtatcacatgatcctgcagaaatcattctaatatgctgaatagctgctcaagaaacatttcttagtaaTATAAATGTGGATAAAAGTTGAAACTGTTTCAATATAAAAAAGTTGTCTGCTACTTTTTTTTGCAGGATCTTTAACATCTGCAATGGCAAACAAGAGAAAGTCTACAAGGGCTCCCAAGGGGATGACGGGAACCTTATCAAGGTAGGCAGACCTTAAATGAAAGATTAGGTATCGAATTAGTTCAGATGCTGCTTTTTATCTCAGTCATATGGTTATTGATCTGTCTGAATATGTTTATTAGGTTCAGATGGATCCCTCTGGTCTTTATGTGGCCACAAGCTGCTCAGAcaaaaacataagcatctttgaCTTCTGCACTGGAGAATGTGTGGCCACCATGTTTGGCCATTCTGGTAAGATGAGCTCTGCATGTGAGATTATGCAATTTATAAtaccttattttaaagtaaacCCTTTTTATCTCCTGAAATCAAGTCTAAGCATTGTGTTTGTTGGGCCTCTTTTAGAGATTGTAAAAGGACTGAAGTTTACTAATGACTGTAAAAATCTTATATCTGTGTCTGGAGACAGGTAAGTGTTTCAAAATAATTTTCAGATGAAGAATCCATTATTTGACTCAGTTCATTATATTACAATGTTAAATTTGGCTGCTGTTGTGTGTTCAAGCTGTATCTTTGTGTGGCGGCTCTGTCCTGAGTTGACCAACAAAATGATACAAAGGCTCTCAGAACTGAAACAGAACAGCAGACCTGTTCAGAAGAacccaacaaataaacaacacaCACCTAGGTATAAAGCCAACCACTCATTTGTTGCTTTTGAAATTACATAACATGAAATGGTGATTTCACAatgttttctggtttgtatcagCACAAGGAAGAAAATCCACAGTGCCCCGGTTATTGGCACCATGTTGTCAGACAGTGACAAAGACTTGGAGGAAGATGAGATGTTCCCTCACATGTCTTCAGGCAGCAGTAGTGGCGAGGAGACAGGTAATGCATCCGACATTCTCCAGAAGTCTTACTAAACTGGTTTGCCTGGTTATACTATATCCGACTTTTTTGGGTTAGGTTGGGTTACGTTGTATGACTTTATTGGGTGAGACTtcttccaaatgtttttttttttttttttttttttttagctttgtgaGCTTCTCATATTAGTGATTGTTTCTGTTGCAAGGTTCATCTGAAGAAAAACGCAATACACTCAATTCACACATTAAGAAGGTAAGGAAGTTTTAgctttcattctttcattttgttGGTTCTTTTTAACATCCTGCCTCTTATCAGCAATGGAACAGTTGTGAACATGAGGGTTCACGGCTAGGACAGCGTTGGTCCAGGAGACTGGGTAGTACTGATCTGAAGGTAAAGTCCATGCTGGACCTGAGGCAGCTGGAGTCTTTCGCCATGCCTTTGTTCGCCAGCAAAACCCAAGATGTTCATAAAGACCTTCCACCACATAAGAACCAAGAACTAGGAAGCACCATCAATCTGCAGACTATTTCTGCATGGGTAAGCTTAATATGAAAATAAGACAAACTGTACGTACACTTCTAACTTTAATAACTAATGTGATCAGATATAGTCTCATGGAGCTAGGCTTTTCACTATACCAGCATAAATCTGCTTCACTTTACAGCTTAAATCGacaaaccatggttaattttttagATGAAATTTGAAATGTATAATGCAACAATAATAAACCTGCATGCAACAAAATGGAAACTCAATTAAATAATACTGCAGGGTCTACAACTGGTCTTAGATATAATACAGAAAATGATTTACCGAGAATGATGAGATTGAGACCTCTTGAAATCAATGCCGTTTTTTGGGTGCTCATGaacctgtttgtctgttttgtctcTATTTGACTTATACATCTTCCCTGTAGGTACCTGAAGAGAGTGAAGCAGGAGGACAAACAAGCCCTCTTTCCATCCCACTGTTCCCTCAAACCCCAGAGATGGAGGTGCTGTATTCTGAGGGATGTGAAGAAGACCAAATCAGTCTTGCTGGCAGGTCAGTAaaatacggagccccgcacaagacatgcaagaaaaaataaataaattgtgcgcacaatttacttattcgttccctcaatttacaaAAACgcgcacacgattactattgcgttccctcgatttactatttcatttgctcgatttgctaaatcgtgcacacgatttagcaaatcgagggaacgaattagtaaatcatgcacacgcTTTAGTCTTATATTTTTTCCTGggtgtcatgtgtggggctccgtagtAAAACAAATTTCACtagcataattttatttatactgtTTGTGTAAATATTCAGTATACACTGATTGTTTCTGGCATTTCTGATTTCATCTGAAATTTTTGATAATtcagggtttggaacaacatgggggttagtaaattatgacagaaattatattttttggggGTGGAGCATACCTATAATTGTGCAgttagaattaataaaatgaTCTAAAGCATAATTTCGAGATGATCTTCAAATACCTGTCTGTTCTCTTTTCTTTGTTTGTGCATAGTGAGTATCAAGTGAAAAATTTGCCACATGGAGTAAGATGTGCTAAAGTGAACTCTTTTCCTGAGAAGCAGAGTCCAGACAGCGCCTGCTTTATGGAGTATTCCAGCAGTCACCTCTCCAGCCCTGAACACCCTGGAGAAggtattaaaaaactaaacagaCTCACACTAAACAGACTTCCACAATGAGATAAAGGAGTTGATATTTCTGTGTTTGCTGAAGACTCTGAGCCAACCGAGCCACTGAGTGTAGATGAAAACTCATCAGAACTGGATATGGAAGATCttgatgaggaagaggagaacAGCCTGAGGAAGAATGAGGTTCAGACTCCTGTACCTCAGACCCCAGACCAGGAGTCCTTTCTCAAGAGTATTTGGAGTCCCGAAGTAACTCCAAATATCTCTGACAGCATGTCATCAAAGTTCTTCAATCAGAACTCCCCTAGAAGGTAAGAAACAGTCGCTCTTCGACCAAATCCCTTCTAACCGTGACTTCTATTCCCAGTGACATTTAGACTTCTAAGGAGAAAACAACCATGCTATGCCCTTTCTTTACCAGAACTGCAATCCCATTCCCCACAAACAGAAGCAGTGACATTAAAACCACCAGTGAAGCTGTACGGCCACTTATCTCAGAGGTGCGGCCCCTCATGGAGAATAAGAGTCCAAGCAAACAGCAGGAATCCCACGACATTGAGAGGACAACAGGTCAGCGTTTAATTCAGAAGAAACGCACAACCGTCATGGATTCACGCAGACTGATCAGCCCTGTCGCTAAAGCTGCTGCAAGTCACAACAGTTCTGCAGGCATGAGGAAAGCTC
The sequence above is drawn from the Carassius carassius chromosome 31, fCarCar2.1, whole genome shotgun sequence genome and encodes:
- the LOC132111349 gene encoding mitogen-activated protein kinase-binding protein 1-like isoform X4 translates to MTGENTTIKSRIKNQIRSPSIKLRRSKAGNNKENLRDKVTLEKVLGITSAANRALACDPHSGLVAYPAGCVVVLLNPKKNKQHHILNSSRKTITTLSFSADGRHMVTGESGHMPEVRVWDVAERTQVAELHNHEYGVACVAFSPNSKYIVSVGFQHDMIVNVWAWKKNVVVATNKVSSKVTAVSFSDDSSYFVTAGNRHVKFWYLDHTKSSKVNTTVPLLGRSGILGELRNNFFSDVACGKGPKANRTFCITSSGLLCEFNDERKLDKWVELRKNDSFATSTATSLSVSEDLIFCGCADGTVRAFSPTDLHFICTLPRPHSLGTDIATVTEASHLFAYKENVRYPDAVAVSYDPTNRWLSCVYSDHSLYVWDVRDLQKVGKVYSALYHSSCIWSVEVYPETRDGEPRLSPGSFLSCSSDNTIRLWNTDAQNTILSRNVISNDLQKVIYMDSNTSSLLDPDCTISSNSEKVEPQTSDNRTGIRTICVSPDGLHLASGDRNGSLRIHDLESMEEILDVQAHDSEILCLEYSKPETGLKLLATASRDRLIHVLDADQEYSLLQTLDEHSSSINAVRFAANDGKVRMISCGADKSIYFRTAQKTEEGTAFTRTHHIVRKTTLYDMDVDPTRKYAVIGCQDRSIRIFNICNGKQEKVYKGSQGDDGNLIKVQMDPSGLYVATSCSDKNISIFDFCTGECVATMFGHSGKMSSACEIMQFIIPYFKVNPFYLLKSSLSIVFVGPLLEIVKGLKFTNDCKNLISVSGDSCIFVWRLCPELTNKMIQRLSELKQNSRPVQKNPTNKQHTPSTRKKIHSAPVIGTMLSDSDKDLEEDEMFPHMSSGSSSGEETGSSEEKRNTLNSHIKKQWNSCEHEGSRLGQRWSRRLGSTDLKVKSMLDLRQLESFAMPLFASKTQDVHKDLPPHKNQELGSTINLQTISAWVPEESEAGGQTSPLSIPLFPQTPEMEVLYSEGCEEDQISLAGSEYQVKNLPHGVRCAKVNSFPEKQSPDSACFMEYSSSHLSSPEHPGEDSEPTEPLSVDENSSELDMEDLDEEEENSLRKNEVQTPVPQTPDQESFLKSIWSPEVTPNISDSMSSKFFNQNSPRRTAIPFPTNRSSDIKTTSEAVRPLISEVRPLMENKSPSKQQESHDIERTTGQRLIQKKRTTVMDSRRLISPVAKAAASHNSSAGMRKAQSIHNISSEDTSLSVDSCRLIAIELQSSFKRASHLYKMLSNSTDSSEEQQEMARVLAEALEGMRDELNCLPPRTPSRSPSTCTVRTLANSDATLGGERTLALLEHYSKLLLSAVEKRMNNKI